Proteins from one Thermococcus sp. M36 genomic window:
- a CDS encoding ABC transporter ATP-binding protein, which translates to MAEPILKVENLKKYFPIKRSFVDTIKGAPQKKVHAVDGISFEIYRQQVFALVGESGCGKSTTGKLIVKLLEPTDGKIYLEGNDVTHIKTREEILNYRRHVQMIFQDPFSSMNPRFRIFDILEEPLLIHGIGETKAEREELIYKALEMVKITPPEDYVGRFPHMLSGGQRQRVAIARALILNPTFIVADEPVSMLDVSIRAEILELMKELKEKMGVTYLYITHDMSTARYFADWMAVMYLGRIVEMGPVEKVIDNPLHPYTRALLAAVPEPKPERRNVIKELPIRGEVPNAVDIPPGCRFHPRCIYAQKGLCDTKHPQLVEYEHNHWAECHLVGKY; encoded by the coding sequence ATGGCGGAGCCGATACTTAAAGTTGAAAACCTCAAAAAGTACTTCCCGATCAAGAGGAGCTTCGTAGACACAATAAAGGGTGCACCCCAGAAGAAGGTTCACGCCGTGGACGGTATCAGCTTTGAAATATACAGGCAGCAGGTCTTTGCCCTCGTTGGTGAGAGCGGGTGTGGAAAGTCCACCACCGGAAAGCTCATAGTCAAACTCCTCGAGCCTACCGACGGCAAGATCTACCTTGAAGGCAACGACGTTACCCACATTAAGACCAGGGAGGAAATACTCAACTACCGCAGGCATGTCCAGATGATCTTTCAGGATCCGTTCAGCTCAATGAACCCGAGATTCAGGATATTCGACATCCTTGAGGAGCCTCTCCTCATCCACGGCATCGGTGAAACAAAGGCCGAGCGCGAGGAGCTCATCTACAAGGCACTTGAGATGGTCAAAATAACCCCGCCCGAGGACTATGTCGGCAGGTTCCCGCACATGCTGTCCGGCGGTCAGAGGCAGCGTGTCGCTATTGCAAGGGCCCTCATCCTGAACCCGACGTTCATCGTCGCCGACGAGCCTGTCTCGATGCTCGACGTGTCCATCCGTGCGGAGATCCTTGAACTCATGAAGGAGCTCAAGGAGAAGATGGGCGTCACCTACCTCTACATCACCCACGACATGTCTACGGCCAGGTACTTCGCCGACTGGATGGCGGTCATGTACCTCGGAAGGATAGTCGAGATGGGGCCGGTCGAGAAGGTCATTGACAACCCGCTCCACCCGTACACCAGAGCGCTGCTGGCGGCAGTTCCCGAGCCGAAGCCAGAAAGAAGAAACGTCATCAAGGAGCTGCCGATCAGGGGTGAGGTGCCCAACGCCGTCGACATACCGCCCGGATGCCGCTTCCACCCGAGGTGTATCTACGCCCAGAAGGGACTCTGCGACACCAAGCACCCGCAGCTCGTCGAGTACGAGCACAACCACTGGGCCGAGTGCCACCTCGTTGGCAAGTACTGA
- a CDS encoding NAD+ synthase, with protein MRELDYSAAVERITQFIREKVEEASVDGVVVGVSGGIDSATVAHLAVRALGKGGVLGLIMPYYENSDLEDAKLVCESLGIEYKVVNIRPIVDSFVAALGFKPDKRSLGNIMARTRMVLLYAHANAMNRLVLGTSNRSEVLTGYFTKWGDGASDYAPLINLYKTEVWEIAKLLGVPERVIKKKPSAGLWEGQTDEDELGISYRLLDEILWRMVDLGKEKAEIAEELKIPLERVEYVERLIKGSEHKRRLPVGPVF; from the coding sequence ATGAGGGAGTTGGATTATAGTGCTGCCGTTGAGAGGATAACGCAGTTCATCCGTGAGAAGGTTGAGGAAGCTAGTGTTGACGGGGTTGTCGTTGGGGTAAGCGGTGGGATAGACAGCGCTACTGTCGCTCACCTCGCCGTCAGGGCCCTCGGAAAGGGAGGTGTTCTCGGTTTGATAATGCCATACTATGAGAACAGCGACCTTGAGGACGCAAAACTTGTCTGTGAGAGCCTGGGGATAGAGTATAAGGTCGTCAACATAAGGCCCATCGTGGATTCGTTTGTCGCTGCCCTTGGCTTCAAGCCAGACAAGCGCTCCCTCGGCAACATAATGGCAAGAACCAGGATGGTTTTGCTGTACGCGCACGCCAACGCCATGAACCGCCTCGTCCTCGGAACCAGCAACAGGAGCGAGGTTCTCACGGGATACTTCACCAAGTGGGGCGACGGTGCGAGCGACTACGCGCCGCTCATAAACCTTTACAAGACCGAGGTCTGGGAGATAGCCAAACTCCTGGGCGTCCCGGAGAGGGTAATCAAAAAGAAGCCGTCGGCCGGTCTGTGGGAGGGGCAGACCGACGAGGACGAGCTTGGAATAAGCTACCGCCTCCTTGATGAGATTCTCTGGCGCATGGTTGACCTCGGGAAGGAAAAGGCTGAAATCGCAGAGGAGCTTAAAATACCTCTGGAGAGGGTTGAGTACGTCGAGAGGCTGATAAAGGGCAGCGAGCACAAGAGGCGCCTTCCAGTCGGCCCGGTCTTCTGA
- a CDS encoding EamA family transporter, whose translation MKRGYIFVFLAASMWGTLGIFAKYLDGFGLTPFTMVFYRVFFAIVLLAIYLHLRGISFSLERSRLRFYALYGFFSIFLFYTLYFYTVTISSVSFAVLLLYTAPIYSIILGRLVFNEPLVREKITALAMVMVGVLLVNWGDVQFSTKALLFGLLTGLTYALYGVLAKFAVRDDEPEKALFYTLLFGMLYLLPFTDFSVPSGAVPYLFALAFFPTFLGYILYNHALKEIEVSRASIVATIEPVVAITLAFLLFGETLAAEQLFGAALIIGGSALVHLKEEEKPGESIIEEVLEEVH comes from the coding sequence ATGAAACGCGGCTACATCTTCGTTTTTTTAGCCGCCTCCATGTGGGGGACACTGGGCATATTCGCCAAGTACCTCGACGGCTTCGGGTTGACACCCTTTACGATGGTGTTCTACAGGGTTTTTTTCGCCATAGTCCTCCTGGCCATATACCTCCATCTAAGGGGTATAAGTTTCTCCCTTGAGCGCTCCCGCCTCAGATTTTACGCCCTCTACGGCTTCTTCAGCATCTTCCTCTTTTACACCCTCTACTTCTATACGGTAACGATATCATCGGTCTCCTTTGCTGTTCTGCTCCTCTACACTGCCCCGATATATTCAATAATTCTTGGCAGACTGGTGTTCAACGAGCCATTGGTGAGGGAGAAGATCACCGCCCTGGCGATGGTCATGGTGGGTGTTCTTCTCGTGAACTGGGGGGATGTGCAGTTTTCTACGAAGGCTCTCCTCTTCGGACTGCTGACTGGTTTGACCTATGCGCTTTACGGTGTTCTGGCGAAGTTCGCCGTTAGGGACGACGAGCCCGAGAAAGCGCTCTTCTACACGCTCCTCTTCGGTATGCTTTACCTCCTGCCGTTCACGGACTTCTCGGTGCCATCAGGCGCGGTTCCGTATCTCTTTGCCCTGGCGTTCTTCCCGACTTTCCTGGGATACATACTCTACAATCACGCCCTGAAGGAGATTGAGGTGAGCAGGGCCAGCATAGTTGCCACTATCGAACCGGTCGTGGCGATAACACTGGCGTTCCTGCTCTTTGGGGAGACCCTTGCTGCCGAACAGCTGTTTGGGGCGGCGCTCATAATTGGGGGCTCGGCCCTAGTACATCTAAAAGAGGAAGAAAAGCCGGGAGAGAGCATTATTGAAGAGGTGCTTGAAGAAGTTCATTAG
- the glnA gene encoding type I glutamate--ammonia ligase yields MNEIGAVGLREPETRPPRFIQLVFVDINGVPKGMEVPADRYGEVIEDGVSFDGSSIPGFQGIEDSDLVFKGDPSTYSEIPWEGIGRLYGYIYRNGKPYHADPRGVLKRALENLEKEGFRAYIGPEPEFYLFRKNGSWELQIPDSGGYFDLVTLDKARGIRREIALHMPALGLVPEVLHHEVGKAQHEIDFRYDEALKTADNIVSFKYIVKAISEIHGLYATFMPKPLYGFPGNGMHLHISLWKDGENAFIGEEELSETALYFLGGILAHAKALTTVTNPTVNSYKRLVPGYEAPVYISWGYRNRSALIRVPAFWGNGARIEYRCPDPSANPYLAFAAILMAGLDGIKRKIEPGAYVEENVYEMGDSKRKSLGIDTLPESLGEALEELKKDKVVREALGGAYRNFLTYKEREWEGYLEYLGAKGLPEYTKKVTEWELERYFHV; encoded by the coding sequence ATGAACGAAATTGGGGCCGTGGGACTCAGGGAACCAGAGACCAGACCTCCCAGGTTCATCCAGCTGGTGTTCGTGGACATCAACGGGGTTCCAAAAGGCATGGAGGTTCCAGCGGACAGGTACGGAGAGGTCATCGAGGACGGAGTATCCTTCGATGGGTCGTCAATACCAGGGTTCCAGGGCATAGAGGATAGCGATCTGGTGTTCAAGGGGGACCCCTCCACGTATTCAGAAATACCATGGGAAGGCATAGGCCGGCTATATGGCTATATTTACAGGAACGGAAAACCCTACCACGCCGATCCGAGAGGGGTGCTAAAAAGGGCACTTGAGAACCTTGAAAAAGAGGGGTTCAGGGCGTACATAGGGCCGGAGCCAGAATTCTACCTCTTCAGGAAGAACGGTTCCTGGGAGCTCCAGATACCTGACAGTGGGGGATACTTTGACCTAGTAACCCTTGATAAAGCCAGAGGTATACGCAGGGAGATAGCCCTCCACATGCCCGCCCTCGGACTCGTCCCCGAGGTTCTCCACCACGAGGTCGGAAAGGCACAGCACGAGATAGACTTCCGCTATGATGAAGCGCTCAAGACAGCCGACAACATAGTCAGCTTCAAGTACATCGTAAAGGCCATATCGGAGATTCACGGACTTTACGCTACGTTCATGCCAAAGCCCCTCTATGGCTTTCCTGGAAACGGAATGCACCTCCACATAAGCCTCTGGAAAGACGGGGAGAACGCGTTCATCGGAGAGGAGGAACTCAGTGAGACGGCGCTTTACTTCCTCGGAGGCATACTTGCCCATGCAAAAGCTCTAACCACCGTAACAAACCCGACGGTAAACAGCTACAAGCGTCTCGTCCCGGGTTATGAGGCTCCAGTATACATAAGCTGGGGCTACAGGAACAGAAGTGCGCTGATAAGGGTTCCGGCCTTCTGGGGCAACGGTGCCAGGATAGAGTACCGGTGCCCGGATCCAAGCGCTAATCCATATCTGGCCTTTGCGGCGATACTGATGGCGGGACTGGACGGAATAAAGAGAAAAATCGAGCCCGGGGCATACGTGGAGGAAAACGTCTATGAGATGGGCGATTCCAAGCGGAAAAGCCTGGGCATAGACACACTACCTGAAAGCCTTGGCGAAGCCCTCGAAGAGCTGAAGAAGGACAAGGTCGTCAGGGAAGCCCTGGGCGGTGCGTATAGGAACTTCCTCACCTACAAGGAGCGTGAGTGGGAGGGGTATCTCGAATACCTGGGCGCTAAAGGTCTTCCCGAGTATACGAAGAAGGTAACTGAATGGGAGCTGGAGAGATACTTCCACGTCTAA
- a CDS encoding DUF61 family protein yields the protein MPKAEDILNREIARVNLHLPASRPTLEQLLKEEEPKVRLRDGSYHYFKRSELEYLLSLLEGGEEERLRIPIVLEISTLYRGYFRVRGRTEVKIIEKILGTYDILDEKMEELYPRYLLPKIRKVLPTTTTYAFITE from the coding sequence ATGCCGAAAGCTGAGGACATACTCAACCGGGAGATAGCCCGGGTAAACCTCCACCTTCCGGCGAGCAGGCCAACGCTGGAACAGCTGCTGAAGGAAGAGGAGCCAAAGGTCAGGCTGCGTGATGGGAGCTATCACTACTTTAAGCGCTCCGAGCTGGAGTATCTCCTTTCCCTCCTTGAGGGTGGGGAGGAAGAACGTCTAAGGATACCGATAGTACTTGAAATAAGTACCCTGTACCGGGGCTACTTCAGGGTGAGGGGGAGGACAGAGGTTAAGATCATTGAGAAGATTCTCGGCACCTACGATATTCTGGATGAAAAAATGGAGGAACTTTATCCAAGATACCTCCTTCCGAAAATCAGAAAAGTCCTTCCGACGACAACGACGTATGCGTTCATAACGGAGTGA
- a CDS encoding DMT family transporter, translating to MNGRLKIGVSMLIWGSVGIFARFSGLSGLGVAFARVSLGSLILITVIGLLERNRFTSLPNLAREKWKPLLALGVSLAMNWVFLFTAFSYTTIANAVLVYYTAPILATIISWRFLGEEMNPRRIGLIGLAFLGLVLIVSGQSLDFHNKDFLGIILALTAALFYALIPNLGRFLKEVDGKVLTFLQLAIASLVLAPFVAVRGAGKPVWWAVLILVAVHTVLALFLYMDGLREVEVNEAALLSYLDPVSAVIYAFLVFGEVPGLRTVLGGALILLASALDIVRR from the coding sequence ATGAACGGGCGTCTTAAGATAGGTGTTTCCATGCTCATCTGGGGCAGCGTGGGGATTTTCGCGAGGTTTTCAGGGCTGTCAGGACTTGGAGTGGCCTTCGCAAGGGTCTCGCTGGGCTCACTCATCTTAATTACCGTTATTGGTCTGCTGGAGAGGAACAGGTTCACGTCACTCCCAAACCTGGCCAGGGAAAAGTGGAAGCCCCTTTTAGCCCTCGGAGTTTCCCTCGCCATGAACTGGGTGTTCCTGTTCACGGCATTCAGCTACACAACTATTGCGAACGCGGTTCTTGTATACTATACTGCCCCGATTCTGGCGACCATAATCTCATGGCGCTTCCTTGGGGAAGAGATGAACCCAAGAAGAATAGGCCTCATAGGCCTAGCCTTCCTCGGGCTGGTGCTGATAGTGAGCGGCCAGAGTCTGGACTTTCACAACAAAGACTTTTTGGGAATAATCCTTGCACTCACGGCGGCCCTCTTCTACGCCCTCATCCCCAACCTCGGAAGGTTCCTCAAAGAGGTGGATGGAAAGGTCCTAACTTTCCTCCAGCTGGCGATAGCTTCGCTGGTTTTGGCGCCATTTGTGGCAGTCCGCGGGGCAGGAAAGCCCGTCTGGTGGGCGGTTCTGATCCTCGTGGCCGTTCACACCGTCCTGGCCCTGTTTCTCTACATGGATGGCCTGAGGGAAGTCGAGGTGAACGAGGCCGCACTCCTTAGCTACCTCGATCCGGTGAGCGCCGTCATCTACGCTTTCCTGGTCTTCGGAGAAGTGCCAGGATTGAGAACAGTCCTCGGCGGGGCCCTAATACTGCTGGCTTCGGCTCTCGACATCGTGAGAAGGTGA
- the priS gene encoding DNA primase catalytic subunit PriS, with amino-acid sequence MTELFREATPRERAQYYRTEWSAKRLPDFITDTLENREFGFDHTGDGPSDRKNVFMDVRDLEDYIKATAPYAVYSSVALYESPKDMGGWLGAELVFDIDAKDLPLRRCHHIHGHGEVCPVCLEDAKELARDTLIVLKEDFGFEDVYVVYSGRGYHIRVLDDWALRLDSKTRERILAYVSAAEEVGFEDIMSRKVMLSSGYFRVFRLRFGYFIRRVSGNHLLNAGLRKAQADRILRNRERIYEDFVRKGLLTAFPPGVGYKTLTRLFALSSTFSKAYFDGRVTVDVKRILRLPSSLHSKVGLVTTYIGSDERKLERFNPFEDAVPKFRRDEVREAYKLWLEEHGDEI; translated from the coding sequence ATGACTGAACTCTTCAGGGAAGCCACTCCCAGGGAAAGGGCACAGTACTACAGGACGGAGTGGAGTGCTAAGAGGCTCCCGGATTTTATAACAGACACACTAGAAAACAGGGAGTTCGGATTCGATCACACCGGGGACGGACCAAGCGACAGGAAGAACGTCTTCATGGACGTCCGCGATCTGGAGGACTATATAAAGGCCACCGCGCCCTATGCCGTCTACTCCAGCGTCGCACTATACGAAAGCCCAAAGGACATGGGAGGGTGGCTTGGAGCCGAGCTTGTCTTTGACATAGACGCCAAAGACCTCCCTCTGAGGAGGTGCCACCACATACACGGACACGGGGAAGTCTGTCCGGTGTGCCTTGAGGACGCCAAGGAGCTTGCCAGGGACACCCTGATAGTGCTGAAGGAGGACTTCGGCTTTGAAGACGTCTATGTGGTCTACTCCGGCAGGGGATACCACATAAGGGTTCTCGACGATTGGGCTCTCCGGCTCGACTCAAAGACCAGAGAAAGGATACTCGCATACGTCTCCGCCGCTGAGGAGGTCGGCTTCGAGGACATAATGAGCAGGAAGGTCATGCTGTCTTCCGGGTATTTCCGCGTGTTCAGGCTCCGCTTTGGGTATTTTATAAGGCGCGTCAGCGGAAACCACCTGCTCAATGCGGGACTTAGAAAAGCACAGGCGGACAGAATACTCAGAAACAGGGAGCGTATATATGAGGACTTTGTCAGGAAAGGCCTTCTCACCGCGTTTCCCCCAGGTGTCGGATACAAGACCCTGACGAGGCTCTTCGCACTTTCGAGCACATTCTCAAAGGCCTACTTCGATGGCCGCGTTACGGTAGACGTCAAGAGGATTCTAAGGCTTCCCTCCAGCCTGCACTCCAAGGTAGGACTGGTGACCACCTACATCGGCTCCGACGAGAGAAAACTGGAACGCTTCAACCCATTCGAGGACGCAGTCCCCAAGTTCAGGCGGGACGAGGTGAGAGAGGCGTACAAACTGTGGCTCGAAGAACACGGGGATGAAATATGA
- the priL gene encoding DNA primase large subunit PriL: protein MIDPFGEEARRAVEEEFGGVVELLQLIPSYVGVDQALERVSWITSGKIPDEILELQGARDLLTFYALLGALAFSPYGVEMELVKEASLAVYSARIRKTGSLEGASLPIEPVGSDEVPPRDRAIMERTHHEELPQEEREKIMLKYRLHIGRFLELWNGSLKEVYIRNGYAYLTEEQALTLWKRAFERNFERAVNLLYDVRDELPGYYLQLYERLAEVAREYFKGRLERLGSAEAQPLRFDLFPPCVKIALGGVPAGLRNYAITVLLTSFLSYARICPNPPRRDIRIRDCISDLSVIEKEILPVIIEAGNRCSPPLFEDQPHEIKNIWYHLGFGLTDKPGMEDSGNSTWYFPPNCSKIRANAPQLCRPDAHCKNIKNPLTYYLRRLYLENKKKAREGIGSAQGDGND from the coding sequence ATGATTGACCCCTTTGGAGAAGAGGCAAGGAGGGCTGTAGAGGAAGAGTTTGGTGGGGTAGTCGAACTCCTCCAGCTCATACCCTCATACGTTGGAGTTGATCAGGCCCTGGAGAGGGTATCATGGATAACGTCCGGAAAGATTCCCGACGAGATCCTCGAACTCCAGGGGGCCCGCGATCTTCTGACTTTCTACGCTCTGCTCGGGGCCCTCGCATTCTCACCCTACGGAGTGGAGATGGAGCTGGTAAAGGAAGCCAGTCTGGCGGTGTACTCTGCGAGAATCAGAAAGACGGGGAGCCTTGAGGGGGCATCCCTACCCATCGAGCCGGTAGGGAGCGACGAAGTGCCCCCCCGGGACAGGGCCATAATGGAAAGGACACACCACGAAGAGCTTCCACAGGAGGAAAGGGAAAAGATCATGCTCAAGTACAGGCTGCACATTGGAAGGTTCCTCGAACTTTGGAACGGGAGCCTCAAGGAGGTCTACATCCGGAACGGATACGCCTATCTAACAGAGGAACAGGCCCTCACCCTCTGGAAGCGCGCTTTTGAGAGGAACTTTGAAAGGGCGGTAAATCTGCTTTATGATGTCCGGGACGAGCTCCCCGGGTATTACCTCCAGCTCTATGAAAGGCTTGCGGAAGTTGCCAGGGAGTACTTCAAGGGGAGGCTTGAGAGACTGGGGAGTGCTGAGGCCCAGCCGCTGCGCTTCGACCTCTTTCCGCCGTGCGTTAAAATCGCCCTCGGGGGAGTTCCCGCGGGCCTCAGAAACTACGCCATAACCGTGCTCTTGACCAGCTTTCTGAGCTATGCACGGATCTGCCCAAACCCGCCGCGGAGGGACATCAGGATCAGGGACTGCATCAGCGACCTCAGCGTGATAGAGAAGGAGATACTTCCCGTCATCATAGAGGCCGGCAACCGGTGCAGTCCTCCTCTTTTTGAGGACCAGCCCCACGAGATAAAGAATATCTGGTACCACCTCGGGTTCGGGCTGACGGACAAACCAGGCATGGAGGACAGCGGGAACTCCACCTGGTACTTCCCTCCCAACTGCTCAAAGATACGCGCAAACGCCCCCCAGCTCTGCAGGCCCGACGCCCACTGCAAAAACATCAAGAACCCCCTCACATACTACCTCAGAAGGCTCTACCTCGAAAACAAAAAGAAGGCCCGTGAGGGCATAGGTTCCGCACAGGGTGATGGGAATGACTGA
- a CDS encoding ATPase domain-containing protein, protein MVTMMYDVKRVSSGIPGFDDLIAGGFPVGTTILVTGPTGSGKTTFGVQFVYKGVEQYGEPGVIVTLEERAQDLRREMKAFGWDLEKYERERKLAIIDGVSAVVGLPSEEQYVLEGNLNAEDFLRYLYRVVKAIDAKRVVIDSIPSIAFRLRKEDEIREVLLQLNTILLEMGVTSILTTEAPDPGRGKISRYGIEEYIARGVILLDFVEKEVELKRYLLIRKMRETRHSMKKYPFEITEEGVVVYPSGEVY, encoded by the coding sequence ATGGTCACGATGATGTATGACGTTAAGCGGGTTTCCAGCGGGATTCCCGGTTTCGATGATCTGATCGCGGGAGGGTTCCCTGTAGGCACTACCATCCTAGTTACCGGCCCGACGGGGAGCGGCAAAACGACCTTCGGCGTCCAGTTTGTCTATAAAGGCGTTGAGCAGTATGGAGAGCCGGGCGTTATAGTCACCCTCGAAGAAAGGGCCCAGGATCTCAGGAGAGAGATGAAAGCGTTCGGATGGGATCTGGAGAAGTACGAGCGGGAAAGGAAACTTGCCATCATTGATGGTGTAAGTGCCGTTGTCGGACTCCCCTCCGAGGAACAGTATGTTCTTGAGGGCAACCTCAATGCCGAGGACTTTCTCCGGTATCTTTACCGTGTTGTTAAGGCCATTGACGCTAAGAGGGTTGTTATAGACTCCATTCCCTCGATAGCGTTCCGGCTGAGGAAAGAGGATGAGATAAGGGAGGTTCTCCTCCAACTGAACACCATTCTCTTGGAGATGGGTGTTACTTCCATCCTTACGACCGAGGCCCCTGATCCAGGGAGGGGGAAGATAAGCAGATACGGCATCGAGGAGTACATTGCGAGGGGTGTCATCCTCCTCGACTTCGTCGAGAAAGAGGTGGAGCTCAAGCGCTACCTCCTCATAAGAAAGATGCGTGAGACCAGGCATTCCATGAAAAAATATCCCTTCGAGATTACGGAGGAGGGCGTAGTCGTCTACCCGAGCGGTGAAGTATACTGA
- a CDS encoding tripartite tricarboxylate transporter permease, whose protein sequence is MFRELLTGIAGGTLSGISPGIHVNTLAAFLSALGMSNNLLLFSMGLTHTFLDVVPSAFLGVPDEGTALGILPAHRLVLQGRAMEVVRMALWASFLAILMAFPLIPVYTVLASHYRADIGRAAVLLLFAVLVVTERGWRRVYAVFVFLLSGVLGVFVFRLPLTHPYYHLFTGLFGVPVLIGALFGGTGDISPGSGEVLMERGRFLKFSFLGTILGMAASLIPAFTASQAALMGSFISRDERSFLTVVFSVNTANFIFSFVNFVETGRRRNGIVSLMAPMSADALLVYLSAAVFVAAVILLYGEPLARLILSALTLVPYRLLNASVLLLLACLSFLFDGPAGLLILAGSAMIGLLPPVLGMKRTNCMGVLMLPIIIG, encoded by the coding sequence ATGTTCCGGGAACTGCTGACGGGAATAGCTGGGGGGACCCTGAGCGGCATATCGCCGGGGATACACGTCAACACCCTCGCGGCTTTCCTGTCGGCGCTCGGGATGAGTAACAACCTGCTTCTCTTTTCCATGGGTTTGACCCACACCTTTCTTGACGTCGTTCCCTCTGCGTTCCTGGGTGTCCCCGATGAAGGCACGGCCCTTGGAATTCTCCCCGCCCACAGGCTGGTGCTCCAGGGAAGGGCGATGGAGGTCGTAAGGATGGCGCTCTGGGCGAGCTTTCTGGCGATCCTTATGGCCTTCCCCCTGATCCCGGTCTACACGGTGCTGGCCTCCCACTACCGGGCAGACATAGGCAGGGCTGCGGTTCTGCTGCTCTTTGCGGTGCTCGTGGTTACCGAGCGCGGCTGGAGGAGGGTCTATGCCGTGTTCGTGTTCCTGCTGTCCGGTGTGCTCGGCGTTTTTGTATTCAGGCTTCCGCTGACACACCCGTACTACCATCTCTTCACGGGCCTCTTTGGGGTGCCTGTCCTGATCGGGGCCCTCTTTGGAGGGACAGGGGACATCTCCCCTGGCAGCGGCGAGGTTTTGATGGAGAGGGGCCGCTTCCTCAAGTTTTCGTTTCTGGGGACGATTCTGGGAATGGCGGCGTCGCTGATTCCTGCCTTTACGGCGTCCCAGGCGGCTCTGATGGGGTCTTTCATTTCGAGGGATGAGCGTTCATTTCTTACTGTGGTGTTCTCTGTGAACACGGCCAACTTCATCTTTTCGTTCGTCAATTTTGTAGAAACAGGGCGGAGAAGAAACGGTATAGTATCCCTTATGGCACCCATGAGTGCAGATGCTTTATTGGTGTACCTGTCGGCAGCGGTATTCGTGGCCGCGGTGATTCTGCTTTACGGGGAGCCCCTCGCCAGGCTGATCCTCAGTGCGCTGACGCTCGTCCCCTACCGGCTCCTGAACGCGTCTGTGCTCCTGCTCCTGGCATGTCTCTCCTTTCTCTTTGACGGGCCCGCTGGCCTGCTAATTCTCGCCGGCTCTGCTATGATAGGCCTGCTCCCTCCGGTTCTGGGGATGAAAAGAACGAACTGCATGGGGGTTCTGATGCTCCCAATAATAATCGGATAA
- a CDS encoding DUF5748 family protein → MNFEVVKEFLEEIGADWTEIEGEIHLEPEVFYEVWKYVGQPDLETYTFEDEVVEPGSYDPPEMKYADVKTIKRKKAYFTTLDGRRIVTDYVELQKILKEKSV, encoded by the coding sequence ATGAACTTCGAGGTAGTGAAAGAGTTTCTTGAAGAAATCGGGGCGGATTGGACAGAAATTGAAGGCGAAATCCACCTCGAACCGGAGGTCTTCTATGAGGTCTGGAAGTATGTCGGCCAGCCGGACCTCGAAACCTACACCTTCGAGGACGAGGTCGTCGAACCCGGTTCTTACGATCCGCCCGAGATGAAGTACGCCGACGTTAAGACCATCAAAAGGAAGAAGGCATATTTCACGACGCTTGACGGCAGAAGAATCGTTACGGACTACGTTGAACTTCAGAAGATTCTAAAGGAGAAGTCTGTTTGA